GGCGGTGTTGGGAACGAAGCCGACGGCCACCAGCACCTTCTCCGCCTCGATCACCCGCGCCGCGCCGTCCTGCTCCACCGTCACCGCCGCCATCCCGCCGCGCGCCTCCCAGCCGACGGCCTTCGCGCGCGTCAGGATCTCCGCGCCGCGCTTGCGGAGCCTGCGCTCCACCACGCGCACCAGGTCCGCGTCCACGCCGGGGAGGAGCGCGTCCGTCATCTCCACGACCGTCAGCCTAGTCCCCAGCCGCTGGTACATCATCCCCAGTTCCAGCCCGATCACCCCGCCGCCGATCACCAGCAGCGACCGGGGGATGGCGGGAAGATCCACCGCCTCGCGCGCGGTGACGACGTGCGCGTGGTCCGGCTCGAACCCCGGCACCGCCGCCAGCCGCGCCCCCGTCGCCAGGACGATGGCGTCGCGGGCGGTGCAGCGCGCCACGCTGCCGTCCGATGCGGTGACGTCGACGGTGCGCGCGTCCACCAGCCGCGCGGTGCCGAGCGCGACCGAGCCGCCGTTGCCGCGGATGAGCGTGCCGACGTTGGTGGTCAGCCGCTCCACGATCCCCGCCTTCCACCGCTGCGTCGCGGCGAAGTCGATCGCCGGCTCGGCGGTGATCCCCATCGTCCCCGCCTCGCGGATGCGGTCCATCAGCCCGGCGGCGGTGATCAGCGCCTTGCTGGGAATGCACCCCCAGTTCAGGCACACGCCGCCGAGCGACTCCTTCTCCACGCACAGCACCTGCTTCCCCAGCTGCGCCAGGCGGATGGCCGCCGTGTATCCCCCGGGCCCGCCGCCGATCACGATCGCGTCGTATTCCCTCGTCTCCATCATCCCCTCCGCGAGTTAGTGAGACCGGACGGTCTCTTCACGGGCAAAAAGAAAGAGCTCCCGCGCGCTACGAAGCGCGGACGCTCTCGTCCACGAACCGCTCCAGGTGCGCGACGGCGCGGCGGACGTGCGCCGGATCGTCGTACAGCTTCGAGAGCATCACCGCGCCCTCCAGCGTGGCGATGACCACCGACGCCAGCTCGTCGGGATCGACCTCCGCGCGCACCTCGCCGCGCTCGATGCCGCCCTTCGCCACGCGGACGACCAGCGCGCGGAGGCCGTCCATGGCGTCGCGGGCGCGGTCGCGGAGCGCGGGGTTGCCGTCGTCGTTCTCCAGCGCGGCGTTCATCACCGGGCAGCCGCCGGGCACGGGCGGGTCGGCGGGGATGCGGGCGAAGACGGAGATGACGGCATGGAGACGGGAGATGGCGTCGCGCTTCCCCTCCAGCGCCTCGCGGAAGCGGTCGCCCATCACCTCCACGGCATAGTCGAACGACTCCAGGGCGAGCTGCTCCTTGCTCTCGAAGTGGCGGTAGATGCCGCCCTTCTGCAGCCCGGTGGCCGCCATGATGTCGCTCATCGACGCGCCGGCGAAGCCCTGCGTGTTGAACAGCGCCGCCGCCTGCCGGATGATGTTCTCGCGCGTCTGATCGCCCGACCGTACCATGCTCCTCCTCACGCTAGAGACCGAACGGTCTCAAAATTAAGATGGGGTGGGGCGCGGGTCAAGTGCGGTGCGCCTCCGCCAGCCCCGCGCCCTCTCCGGCCGGCCGAGGCCGTCCACCTCTCCCGTACCGGGAGAGGTAGCTCGATGGGGTTCGTGCCGGAAGGCTGCACCCTGCCCGCCTGGCTGGCTCCCTCCCCCTCCGCCCACTCTGCGAGGGAGGAACGCGGGCGCGCACTCGCGTGTGAGAGACTTGGATCGCACGGATGCTTTGCATGTAGCGCGGATCCTGCCTGGCTACCTCTCCCGGTACGGGAGAGGTGGACGACCTGAGCCGGCCGGAGAGGGCACGATGCGGCCGAAGCGCGCTACCGGTCGTCCGACCGCCGCGTCTCGTGCTCGCCCGCCGTCCTGTGCCACTCCAGCTCCTCCACGGTGAGCGGGCGGATGAGGAGGTCCACGGCCAGCCACAGCGTCTGCGAGAACGGGTAGAAGAGGAACGGGGCGACGACCATCATCGCCGGGGCGCCGATTTCGAGCAGCAGCCAGGGCACGGCCGGCCACGCGGCGATGATCACGCCGACGCACACCAGCGCCAGCAACCCCTCGGCGATGGCGATGTTGAACATCATCGACCCGAGGAAGAAGTCGTGCTCGCCGCGGTCCAGGCGCAGGCCGCAGGTGGGGCAGCGCGGCTTCAGCCTCAGCCAGTGCTTCAGCAGCCCCCCGCCGCCGCATACGGGGCACCGCAGCCGCGCCGCCCGCCCCAGCCGCGTCCCCAGCGGCGGCACCTCCGCGCGCTCCGAGCTCTTCGTATTCGTGCTCATTGATCGTCCCGTCTCCGTCAGAATCGTTCGCCCGCACCACAAATCCAATCTCACGCCGAACTCTCCGCGACTCCGCGTCTCCGCGTGAGATCCATCGAAATCAGCCGAACGGGAATGTCGCGGAGCGCGCCGGACAGGGGAATCGGGAAGCGGGAGGACGCACGCGTGGGAAGATTCCCCACATCTTCCTCTCCAGCGGCCCCCGACTTGCCGGAAACCCGCCCCGGGACTAGCTTGCGCACCCGCCGGGCAGGACCGGAAACGGCGGTACGACGCGACGAACGAACGGAGCCGAGGACGATGAAGTTCGCGATGATGGGGGCCCTGCTGATCACCCTGCCGGCGGTGGCGGCGCTGATCTACTCGCTGATGTACGGCCCGCACTGGCTGACCTACGCCGCGCTGTTCAGCATCGGCCTGAACACCCTTCCGTTCATCGCCGCCGGGCTGCTGATGGGCAAGGGGAGCGACGGGCACGGCCCCGACCTGGGCCACTGACGCATCCGCCGGATCGTCAGCGCACGATCCGGATCTCGCGAGCGCCCAGCACCCACAATCGCCCCGCGGCGTCCCATGCGGCGTCGCGGGGCGCCCGTTTGCTCTCCTCCAGCACCTTGCCGTCGCCCGCGGCCAGCAGGTGCAATTCCCGCCCGTACGCCACCACCGCCACCTTCCCCCCGTCCGGCGACACGCGCACCGCGTCGGGGTCGCTGTGCCCGATCCCCCCGAAGTCCTTCGACCACCGCTGCCTGAGCCCGTCGGGCCCGTGCCGCAGCGCCCGCACCGAGCCGCCGACGACCGCGTAGAGCGTACCGTCCGGCCCCGCCACCAGCACGCGCGCCGCTGCGCCGGTGCCGAAGGTGGAGAGCAGCCGCCCGCTCAGCGCGTCGCGCACCTCGATGGCGGCGGGAACGTCGTGGGCCTCGCTCCCCGCCAGGGCGACGTAAACGCGGTCGCCCAGCGGCGACACGGCGATCGCCGAGACGGGCGACCCCGCGTCGGGCCACCCCCAGCGCGGCACCAGCGACTCCGGCGCCAGCCCCATCACGCTGCCGTTCCGCGTCGCCGTGTAGACCCACACGCCGCGCGGATCGCGGGCCAGCGGCGCGTCGGAGCGGCGCGTCCCCAGCGCCTTCCCGGCCGAGTCCACCACCGCCGTCGCGCCGTCCGCGCGCAGGTACCAGCGCCCGCCCGCGCGCCACAGCACCCGCGGCGTCCCCTTCAGCGCCAGCGGCACGCGGGCCACCGTCCGCCCCGCCGTGTCCACCGCGGTGAGGGCGCCCGGCTGCGCGATCCACCCCCGCCCCGAATCCACCTG
This sequence is a window from Longimicrobium sp.. Protein-coding genes within it:
- the lpdA gene encoding dihydrolipoyl dehydrogenase; the encoded protein is METREYDAIVIGGGPGGYTAAIRLAQLGKQVLCVEKESLGGVCLNWGCIPSKALITAAGLMDRIREAGTMGITAEPAIDFAATQRWKAGIVERLTTNVGTLIRGNGGSVALGTARLVDARTVDVTASDGSVARCTARDAIVLATGARLAAVPGFEPDHAHVVTAREAVDLPAIPRSLLVIGGGVIGLELGMMYQRLGTRLTVVEMTDALLPGVDADLVRVVERRLRKRGAEILTRAKAVGWEARGGMAAVTVEQDGAARVIEAEKVLVAVGFVPNTAGLGLAEVGVRLDARGHIAVDERAETSVPGIYAIGDVSGGPYLAHKAFREGEVAAEVIAGRHARRDWLAMPAAVFTDPEIATVGIGEAEAKRRGIDVTVGRFPFTASGRAMSLTETEGFIKIVADRERVIGVQIVGPEASELISEAAFALEMMASPEDVALTIHPHPTLGEGVMEAFKHALGEAVHIMNRPRPKQPALATA
- a CDS encoding TetR/AcrR family transcriptional regulator — encoded protein: MVRSGDQTRENIIRQAAALFNTQGFAGASMSDIMAATGLQKGGIYRHFESKEQLALESFDYAVEVMGDRFREALEGKRDAISRLHAVISVFARIPADPPVPGGCPVMNAALENDDGNPALRDRARDAMDGLRALVVRVAKGGIERGEVRAEVDPDELASVVIATLEGAVMLSKLYDDPAHVRRAVAHLERFVDESVRAS
- a CDS encoding DUF983 domain-containing protein, giving the protein MSTNTKSSERAEVPPLGTRLGRAARLRCPVCGGGGLLKHWLRLKPRCPTCGLRLDRGEHDFFLGSMMFNIAIAEGLLALVCVGVIIAAWPAVPWLLLEIGAPAMMVVAPFLFYPFSQTLWLAVDLLIRPLTVEELEWHRTAGEHETRRSDDR